From a single Mesorhizobium shangrilense genomic region:
- a CDS encoding enoyl-CoA hydratase/isomerase family protein: MDFGGGDEIRFERLGRAGVVTLTRPQALNAVTHSMVKALDKALHAWERDHDVDVVVVKAQGRAFSAGGDILHVYEAGRAGKPPVDFFADEYRLNAHIARFRKPYVVLIDGIVMGGGVGISFHGSHRVMTENAQFAMPEVGIGFFPDVGASHLLPDLGGSFGMYLALTGNRIRYGDALWSGLATHTIKAEDQPGVLAGLAETGDPESVLRGYFVSAGRETERPTLEAIARHFSQASLSDAIDSLERAAVADEFAAKTLATIKTRSPTSVRVAWRQISAGQTLSMDECMKMEFRILNRMLAGHDFYEGIRAAIIDKGSVPQWRPAGLDAVGDADVDAYFAPLGERELEL, translated from the coding sequence ATGGATTTTGGCGGAGGCGACGAAATCCGCTTCGAACGATTGGGCAGGGCCGGCGTTGTCACATTGACGCGGCCACAGGCGCTCAATGCCGTCACGCACAGCATGGTGAAGGCTCTGGACAAGGCGCTGCATGCCTGGGAGCGCGATCACGACGTCGACGTGGTCGTCGTGAAGGCGCAGGGCAGGGCATTTTCGGCCGGTGGCGACATCCTCCATGTCTACGAGGCCGGCCGGGCCGGAAAGCCGCCGGTCGATTTCTTCGCCGACGAATACCGTCTCAACGCCCACATCGCCCGATTCAGGAAACCCTATGTCGTCCTGATCGATGGCATTGTCATGGGCGGCGGCGTCGGTATTTCCTTTCATGGCTCGCACCGGGTGATGACCGAGAATGCCCAGTTCGCCATGCCGGAAGTGGGTATCGGCTTTTTTCCGGATGTCGGTGCGAGCCATCTCCTGCCGGACCTTGGCGGCAGCTTCGGCATGTATCTGGCCTTGACGGGCAACCGCATCCGGTATGGAGATGCGCTGTGGTCGGGCCTGGCGACGCATACGATCAAGGCAGAAGATCAGCCGGGGGTTCTCGCAGGGCTGGCCGAGACAGGCGATCCGGAATCGGTGCTGCGCGGTTATTTCGTTTCCGCCGGGCGCGAGACCGAGAGGCCGACGCTGGAGGCGATCGCCCGGCATTTTTCTCAAGCCTCGCTGAGTGATGCCATCGACAGCCTGGAGCGTGCGGCGGTTGCCGACGAGTTCGCGGCAAAGACCCTGGCGACGATCAAGACCCGCTCGCCAACCAGCGTCCGCGTTGCCTGGCGCCAGATCAGCGCCGGGCAGACACTGTCGATGGACGAGTGCATGAAAATGGAGTTCCGCATCCTCAACCGGATGCTGGCTGGTCACGATTTCTATGAGGGCATCCGGGCAGCGATCATCGACAAAGGCTCGGTGCCGCAATGGCGTCCAGCCGGCCTCGACGCTGTTGGTGATGCTGACGTCGATGCCTACTTCGCCCCGCTCGGCGAACGGGAGCTCGAGCTGTGA
- a CDS encoding DUF2066 domain-containing protein — MPGFSRFVVAVISIMAICVAARPAFSGTIDDLYQTQTVVTGQGEPNRQLGFKTCLDAVLLKVSGDQRLLKKPEMAALRDKAGSFIASFRYRDRLEGIPIHDEQGTHDRPHDLTCIYDPAAINPVLVSLGSEPWLTKRPRLVVFLAAEQGARHFALAADDEHSALMRESVTNAATPLALRIAFPKASTLSTAKLDDTTLGDADIMALDKVAQQSGADQALAGSLVWSDKELGWIADWRLARDGKTYRWQVRGVSFDDAFRVAMRGAAQILSGNGQP, encoded by the coding sequence ATGCCTGGGTTTTCACGCTTTGTCGTTGCCGTGATAAGCATCATGGCCATATGCGTGGCGGCTCGCCCCGCATTTTCGGGAACCATCGACGATCTCTACCAGACGCAGACCGTCGTTACCGGCCAGGGCGAACCAAACCGCCAGCTGGGCTTCAAGACCTGCCTCGACGCGGTCCTGCTCAAGGTATCCGGCGACCAGCGACTGCTCAAGAAACCGGAAATGGCTGCCTTGCGCGACAAGGCCGGCAGTTTCATCGCCAGTTTCCGTTATCGTGACAGGCTCGAGGGCATTCCGATTCACGACGAACAAGGCACCCACGACCGGCCGCACGATCTCACTTGCATCTATGACCCGGCTGCCATCAATCCGGTGCTTGTCTCGCTTGGCAGCGAACCATGGCTGACGAAGCGGCCGCGACTGGTGGTCTTTCTTGCCGCCGAGCAGGGCGCAAGGCATTTCGCGCTGGCCGCCGATGACGAGCACAGCGCCTTGATGCGCGAATCCGTCACCAACGCCGCCACGCCGCTGGCGCTGCGGATCGCGTTTCCAAAAGCATCGACGCTGTCGACCGCAAAACTGGATGACACGACGCTGGGAGATGCCGACATCATGGCGCTCGACAAGGTTGCGCAACAGAGCGGCGCCGACCAGGCGCTTGCCGGCAGTCTCGTCTGGAGCGACAAGGAGTTGGGCTGGATCGCCGACTGGCGGCTCGCCAGGGATGGCAAGACCTATCGCTGGCAGGTGCGTGGCGTCAGTTTCGACGACGCGTTCCGGGTTGCGATGCGCGGCGCCGCGCAGATCCTGTCTGGCAACGGTCAACCATGA
- the hemB gene encoding porphobilinogen synthase encodes MNKFTPAKPAGARSVDEITGSRRLRRMRKADWSRRLVQENRLTVDDLIWPIFVVEGRQVREPIAAMPGVFRLSVDLAVKEAERAAKLGIPAIATFPNVELGLRDQTGSHILAPENVINRATRAIKHAVPDIGIITDAALDPFTSHGHDGILRDGIIVNDETVEQVTAAAVIQAAAGADIIAPSDMMDGRIGAIRDALDANGFQDVAIMSYATKFASAFYGPYREAVGTAGLLKGDKKTYYIDHANSDEAVREAEQDIAEGADMLMVKPGLPYLDIIRRLKDEFQMPTFAYQVSGEYSMIKAAAANGWIDGEKAMLESLLSFKRAGCDGILTYFAPEVAEILKG; translated from the coding sequence ATGAACAAATTCACCCCCGCAAAGCCTGCCGGCGCCCGCAGCGTCGACGAAATCACCGGCAGCCGCCGTCTGCGCCGCATGCGCAAGGCCGACTGGTCGCGCCGCCTGGTCCAGGAGAACCGGCTTACGGTCGACGACCTGATCTGGCCGATCTTCGTGGTCGAGGGCAGACAGGTGCGCGAGCCGATAGCCGCCATGCCCGGCGTGTTCCGACTGTCTGTTGACCTCGCTGTCAAGGAAGCAGAGCGCGCCGCCAAACTCGGAATTCCGGCGATCGCCACCTTTCCCAATGTGGAGCTTGGCCTGCGCGACCAGACCGGCTCGCACATCCTCGCCCCCGAAAACGTCATCAACCGCGCCACGCGCGCCATCAAGCATGCGGTGCCTGATATCGGCATCATCACCGATGCGGCGCTCGACCCGTTCACCAGTCACGGCCATGACGGCATCCTGCGCGACGGCATCATCGTCAACGACGAAACAGTTGAACAGGTCACGGCTGCTGCTGTCATCCAGGCAGCGGCCGGCGCCGACATCATCGCGCCTTCCGACATGATGGACGGCCGCATCGGCGCCATCCGCGACGCGCTCGACGCCAACGGCTTTCAGGACGTGGCGATCATGTCCTACGCGACCAAGTTCGCCTCGGCCTTCTACGGCCCTTATCGCGAGGCTGTCGGCACGGCCGGCCTGCTCAAGGGCGACAAGAAGACCTACTACATCGACCATGCCAATTCCGACGAGGCGGTTCGCGAAGCCGAGCAGGACATCGCCGAGGGCGCCGACATGCTGATGGTCAAGCCCGGCCTGCCCTATCTCGACATCATCCGCCGGCTGAAGGACGAATTCCAGATGCCGACCTTCGCCTACCAAGTGTCGGGCGAATATTCGATGATCAAGGCCGCCGCCGCCAACGGCTGGATCGACGGCGAGAAGGCAATGCTGGAGTCGCTTCTCTCCTTCAAGCGCGCGGGTTGCGACGGTATCCTCACCTATTTCGCACCCGAAGTGGCGGAGATTCTGAAGGGGTAA
- a CDS encoding glyoxalase superfamily protein, whose amino-acid sequence MLAYRDAKTMAKAMREALAARDLAISHSEALEIVARQFGLATWNILSAKIEALATRQETIIFERTAPIVRIFDVAKAHEFYLGYLGFTVDWEHRYGDNFPLYTQVSRGNLVLHLSEHAGDATPGGNMVVYMKGIRDFHRELAGKDYRYMKPGMEHEDGRLTVEVIDPFSNHIRFMELIGE is encoded by the coding sequence ATGCTTGCCTATCGCGATGCCAAGACCATGGCGAAAGCCATGCGGGAGGCGCTTGCCGCCCGCGACCTGGCGATCAGCCACAGCGAGGCCCTGGAGATCGTCGCGCGCCAGTTTGGACTGGCCACCTGGAATATCCTGTCGGCAAAGATCGAAGCGCTGGCCACCAGACAGGAGACGATCATCTTCGAACGGACGGCGCCGATTGTGCGCATCTTCGACGTCGCCAAGGCGCATGAATTCTACCTCGGCTACCTCGGCTTCACCGTGGACTGGGAACACCGCTACGGCGACAACTTCCCACTTTATACGCAGGTCTCGCGCGGCAACCTTGTCCTGCACCTGTCCGAACATGCCGGCGACGCGACGCCGGGCGGCAACATGGTCGTCTACATGAAGGGTATCCGCGATTTCCACAGGGAACTCGCAGGCAAGGACTACCGCTATATGAAGCCCGGCATGGAACATGAGGACGGGCGGCTGACGGTCGAGGTGATCGACCCGTTCAGCAACCACATCCGCTTCATGGAACTTATCGGCGAATGA
- a CDS encoding dihydrofolate reductase family protein has product MSKLRVNAFTLSLDGYGAGPDQDLQNPLGIGGQGLHKWAFSTRTFRKMFGQEGGATGADEDFAARSFENVGAWILGRNMFGPIRGEWPDDNWKGWWGDIPPYHVPVFVLTHYKRAPITMEGGTTFHFVTDGIHAALEQAKSAAEGKDVRVGGGVDTIRQYLQEKLIDEMHLAISPVLLGTGENLFAGLDMLRLGYQCSEQVATALATHVVIGRA; this is encoded by the coding sequence ATGTCCAAGCTGCGTGTCAACGCGTTCACTCTATCGCTCGACGGCTATGGTGCCGGTCCCGATCAGGATTTGCAAAATCCGCTCGGCATCGGCGGACAGGGCCTGCACAAATGGGCCTTCAGCACCCGCACATTCCGCAAGATGTTTGGCCAGGAAGGCGGCGCGACCGGCGCCGACGAGGATTTTGCCGCGCGCAGCTTCGAGAATGTCGGCGCCTGGATCCTGGGCCGCAATATGTTCGGTCCGATCCGCGGCGAATGGCCCGACGACAACTGGAAGGGCTGGTGGGGCGACATCCCGCCCTATCATGTGCCGGTGTTCGTGCTGACCCACTACAAGCGGGCGCCCATCACCATGGAAGGCGGCACGACCTTCCACTTCGTAACCGACGGCATCCATGCGGCGCTCGAGCAGGCGAAGTCGGCGGCTGAGGGCAAGGATGTGCGAGTGGGCGGCGGTGTCGACACGATCCGCCAGTACCTGCAGGAGAAGCTGATCGACGAGATGCATCTGGCGATCTCCCCGGTGTTGCTTGGCACGGGCGAGAACCTTTTCGCCGGCCTGGATATGTTGAGGCTGGGCTATCAGTGCAGCGAACAGGTGGCGACGGCACTCGCCACGCATGTGGTGATCGGGCGGGCGTGA
- the ppk2 gene encoding polyphosphate kinase 2: protein MNDSQPKSGAKDWLEAELADTLDEDYELEMSEPALSLEIAKIYKNAHPPSIDRLQYFRDLISLQSELIKLQSWVAYHKKKLVVIFEGRDSAGKGGVIKRITQRLNPRICRVVALPAPSEREKSQWYFQRYVPHLPAGGEIVLFDRSWYNRSGVERVMGFAGPDQVEEFFHDVPDFERMLVRSGITLVKYWFSITDEEQQMRFLMRIHDPMKQWKLSPMDLQSRVRWEQYTKAKEETFARTNIPEAPWFIVEGNDKKRARLNCIDHLLKQMPYEEVPHEEITLPERVFNPEYERQVLPRELYVPEKY, encoded by the coding sequence ATGAACGATTCCCAACCGAAATCCGGGGCCAAGGATTGGCTGGAGGCGGAACTCGCCGACACGCTCGACGAAGACTACGAGCTCGAAATGTCGGAGCCGGCCTTGTCCCTGGAAATCGCCAAGATCTACAAGAATGCCCATCCGCCGTCGATCGATCGCCTGCAGTATTTTCGTGACCTGATCTCGCTGCAGTCGGAACTGATCAAGCTGCAATCCTGGGTCGCCTATCACAAGAAAAAGCTGGTGGTGATTTTCGAGGGCCGTGATTCCGCTGGCAAGGGCGGGGTCATCAAGCGCATCACCCAGCGGCTCAATCCGCGCATCTGCCGTGTCGTGGCACTTCCGGCGCCAAGCGAGCGCGAAAAGTCACAATGGTATTTCCAGCGCTATGTTCCGCATCTGCCGGCCGGTGGCGAGATCGTGCTGTTCGACCGCTCCTGGTACAACCGCTCGGGCGTCGAGCGGGTGATGGGCTTTGCCGGACCCGATCAGGTCGAGGAGTTCTTTCATGACGTGCCGGACTTCGAGCGCATGCTCGTTCGCTCCGGCATCACACTCGTCAAGTACTGGTTCTCGATCACCGACGAGGAACAGCAGATGCGCTTCCTGATGCGCATTCACGATCCGATGAAGCAGTGGAAACTGTCGCCGATGGACCTGCAGTCGCGCGTGCGCTGGGAACAGTACACCAAGGCCAAGGAAGAGACCTTCGCCCGCACCAACATCCCGGAAGCTCCCTGGTTCATCGTCGAGGGCAATGACAAGAAGCGGGCGCGGCTGAACTGCATCGACCATCTGCTGAAACAGATGCCGTATGAAGAGGTGCCGCACGAGGAGATCACGCTGCCGGAACGCGTCTTCAATCCGGAATACGAGCGCCAGGTTCTGCCGCGCGAGCTTTACGTACCGGAGAAATATTGA
- a CDS encoding glycosyl transferase family 90, with protein MATILRNSVKVFYYARNALRDVAPQALFRRRLAARLGQAMLPDETIRARLKFYNKLRSAFVPSPDAVPVSRLPFSPSMYYYDLKEFARYFDPGLLIDLEFGDVRKVPKMPSVVKDRPITADNSNAVIMKLDKFRHFHMPADRLSFADKRPAVVWRGHLNNPIRTRFLEAVRDLPFCDAGTPNKKAAEQYRKPYLTIAQHKQYRYIVSLEGNDVATNLKWIMSSNSLCLMPPPTYETWFAESRLEANVHYASLERDFSDLSEKVQYFERHPAEAQRIISAANAYCRTFADERAEQAISLLVLYKYFVLSGQIEPDAEVWRYISG; from the coding sequence ATGGCAACGATTCTCCGAAATTCCGTCAAGGTGTTCTACTACGCGCGCAACGCCTTGCGCGATGTGGCGCCGCAGGCATTGTTCCGCCGCAGGCTGGCCGCGCGACTTGGCCAGGCCATGCTCCCGGACGAGACGATCCGCGCACGACTGAAGTTTTACAACAAGCTGCGGAGTGCTTTCGTACCGAGTCCCGATGCGGTGCCCGTCAGCCGGCTGCCGTTTTCGCCCAGCATGTACTATTACGATCTGAAGGAGTTTGCCCGCTACTTTGATCCCGGCTTGCTGATCGATCTGGAGTTCGGTGACGTCAGAAAAGTGCCGAAGATGCCATCGGTCGTGAAGGATCGGCCGATCACGGCCGACAACAGCAATGCCGTGATCATGAAGCTCGACAAATTCAGGCACTTCCATATGCCCGCGGACAGACTTTCCTTTGCGGACAAGCGTCCCGCTGTCGTCTGGCGCGGCCATCTCAACAATCCGATTCGGACACGGTTTCTGGAAGCCGTGCGCGATCTGCCGTTCTGCGATGCCGGCACGCCCAACAAGAAGGCGGCGGAACAATACCGCAAGCCCTATCTGACCATCGCTCAACATAAGCAGTACCGTTACATCGTTTCGCTGGAAGGCAATGATGTGGCGACCAATCTGAAATGGATCATGAGCTCGAATTCGCTCTGCCTGATGCCACCGCCGACATACGAGACCTGGTTCGCCGAAAGCCGGCTCGAAGCGAACGTCCACTACGCGTCGCTCGAACGGGATTTCTCCGATCTCTCCGAAAAGGTGCAGTACTTCGAACGGCATCCCGCCGAAGCGCAACGCATCATCTCCGCGGCGAACGCCTATTGCCGGACATTCGCGGACGAGCGGGCCGAGCAAGCGATCTCCCTGCTCGTCCTCTACAAATATTTCGTGCTCAGTGGCCAGATCGAGCCTGATGCCGAGGTCTGGCGCTATATTTCAGGCTGA
- a CDS encoding DUF982 domain-containing protein — translation MENNRFETPITVKSATAGTTQLLRSAREASDYLLNSWPGKRSPKHRAALQACHDALAGDKPAMNARRAFIAAAREVDVFVSDKAPV, via the coding sequence ATGGAAAACAACCGATTTGAAACACCCATCACCGTCAAATCGGCGACGGCGGGAACCACCCAGCTCTTGCGTTCGGCGCGGGAAGCCTCGGATTACCTTCTCAACAGCTGGCCCGGCAAGCGTAGCCCCAAGCATCGCGCGGCGCTGCAGGCCTGTCACGATGCGCTGGCCGGCGACAAGCCGGCCATGAACGCCAGGCGCGCCTTTATCGCGGCGGCGCGCGAGGTGGATGTTTTCGTCAGCGACAAGGCGCCGGTCTAA
- a CDS encoding GntR family transcriptional regulator, with the protein MSQLQNVERQLREMILGLEIGPGERLTERWIESRFGASRTPVRAALLRLETEGLICRDGRGWTVSPINLAELEQIAVYREAVEVAAVRLTCKLEERSVVDVIEAMLDSCDGNTPREEWHRVGMDFHIELARLSGNEFLFRAVRDAMTRLSRARWLEVRDEAALGRAWAEHRAILASVRAGDADDAATRLSDHIVGSRDRLVTSLHNDRRGLRARGFAVVAA; encoded by the coding sequence ATGTCGCAGTTGCAGAATGTAGAAAGACAGCTCCGCGAGATGATACTGGGTCTGGAGATTGGTCCTGGCGAACGCTTGACGGAGCGCTGGATTGAAAGCCGGTTCGGAGCGTCGCGCACTCCGGTGCGGGCGGCGCTGCTGCGGCTCGAAACCGAAGGCTTGATCTGCCGCGACGGGCGCGGATGGACGGTCTCGCCCATCAATCTCGCGGAGCTCGAGCAGATCGCTGTTTATCGCGAGGCGGTGGAGGTCGCGGCGGTGCGACTGACCTGCAAGCTTGAGGAGCGAAGTGTTGTCGATGTCATTGAAGCGATGCTCGATTCCTGCGACGGCAACACGCCGCGCGAGGAATGGCATCGCGTCGGCATGGATTTTCACATTGAACTGGCCAGGCTCTCCGGCAACGAATTTCTGTTCCGAGCCGTTCGCGATGCCATGACACGTCTCTCCAGAGCGCGTTGGCTGGAGGTTCGCGACGAGGCGGCGCTTGGTCGCGCCTGGGCCGAACACCGTGCCATTCTGGCGTCGGTGCGAGCTGGCGATGCCGATGACGCGGCTACCAGGCTATCGGACCATATTGTCGGCAGCCGCGACCGCCTGGTGACGTCGCTGCACAATGACAGGCGCGGCCTGCGTGCCAGGGGATTTGCCGTTGTCGCGGCCTGA
- a CDS encoding multidrug efflux MFS transporter translates to MPQNPSPATDGVYNIHWRRNLFVCVAGSFSTLVAMTLLLPFLPLYVEQLGAEGHVAIVQWSGIAYGATFFAAALVAPLWGRLGDRYGRKVMLVRASFGMAICMSLTGMVETVWQLVLLRLLIGFAGGYSSGSTILVAMQTPKDRSGWALGVLSAGITAGALVGPLLGGALPPLIGIRTTFLLSGGVIFLAFLATTFLIKENARPAAAAKAPKEKPKGGWAQIPDKRPIVAMLATGMLLSFATMSIEPIITVYVQQLIEDQSRVTLISGVVMSAAALGAILSASRLGKLADRIGHWNVIIGALSVSALLLIPQAFVTNGWQLVGLRFLMGLALGGLLPCITSVIRHNVPDGVGGNVLGLSISAQYVGQVAGPLLGGFVGGHFGMRAVFLGTSVLMAFGAVYNWFVQSRRERNMLLEAGKS, encoded by the coding sequence ATGCCGCAGAACCCCTCTCCCGCTACGGACGGCGTCTATAACATCCATTGGCGGCGCAACCTCTTTGTCTGCGTGGCCGGCTCATTCAGCACGCTGGTTGCGATGACGCTGCTGCTGCCCTTTCTCCCGCTCTATGTCGAGCAGTTGGGGGCCGAGGGGCACGTGGCGATCGTGCAATGGTCGGGCATCGCCTATGGCGCCACATTTTTCGCCGCCGCGCTGGTCGCGCCGTTGTGGGGACGGCTGGGCGATCGCTATGGGCGCAAGGTGATGCTGGTGCGCGCCAGCTTCGGCATGGCCATCTGCATGTCGCTGACCGGAATGGTCGAAACGGTCTGGCAGTTGGTGCTGCTGCGCCTGCTGATCGGCTTTGCCGGTGGCTATTCGTCGGGCTCGACCATTCTGGTCGCCATGCAAACCCCGAAGGATCGTTCCGGCTGGGCGCTTGGCGTGCTGTCGGCGGGCATCACGGCGGGCGCACTGGTCGGCCCCCTGCTTGGCGGCGCCCTGCCGCCATTGATCGGAATCCGCACGACATTCCTTCTGTCGGGCGGCGTCATCTTCCTGGCGTTCCTGGCAACGACGTTTCTCATCAAGGAGAACGCGCGCCCCGCGGCGGCGGCCAAGGCTCCCAAGGAGAAGCCGAAGGGCGGCTGGGCACAGATACCCGACAAGCGCCCGATAGTCGCCATGCTGGCGACCGGCATGCTGTTGAGCTTTGCCACCATGTCGATCGAGCCGATCATCACAGTCTATGTGCAGCAGCTGATCGAAGACCAGAGCCGGGTCACGTTGATCTCCGGCGTCGTCATGTCGGCGGCGGCGCTCGGCGCCATCCTGTCGGCCTCGCGTCTCGGCAAGCTCGCTGACCGTATCGGCCATTGGAACGTCATCATCGGCGCGCTTTCAGTCTCGGCCCTGCTCCTGATCCCGCAAGCCTTCGTCACCAATGGCTGGCAACTCGTCGGGCTGCGCTTCCTGATGGGGCTGGCGCTGGGTGGCCTCCTGCCCTGCATCACCAGCGTGATCAGGCACAATGTCCCGGACGGCGTCGGCGGCAATGTGCTGGGGCTTTCGATATCCGCCCAATATGTCGGACAGGTCGCCGGCCCGCTGCTCGGCGGCTTCGTCGGCGGCCATTTCGGCATGCGGGCGGTGTTTCTGGGAACATCCGTGCTGATGGCCTTTGGCGCCGTGTATAACTGGTTTGTCCAATCGCGCCGCGAACGCAACATGCTATTGGAAGCTGGCAAGTCCTGA
- a CDS encoding DUF423 domain-containing protein — MDTAEPPAGDSGRILVFAGGLCGAAGVALSAAAAHLGGAFVATAASFLLMHAPVFLAVGLLRENRVLRIGSFVLLAGLLLFCGDLLARDFVGSRLFPMSAPIGGTLLIGGWLVMAASALVRKPV; from the coding sequence ATGGACACTGCCGAACCACCCGCTGGCGACTCCGGCCGTATCCTCGTCTTCGCCGGCGGCCTTTGTGGCGCGGCCGGCGTGGCGCTCTCCGCCGCCGCGGCGCATCTGGGCGGTGCGTTTGTCGCGACGGCCGCGTCGTTCCTGCTCATGCACGCGCCGGTTTTCCTTGCCGTCGGGCTGCTCCGGGAGAACCGGGTGCTTCGCATCGGAAGCTTTGTCCTGTTGGCCGGGCTTCTGCTGTTCTGCGGTGACCTGCTGGCCCGCGACTTTGTTGGCTCAAGGCTGTTCCCGATGTCGGCGCCCATCGGCGGCACCTTGCTCATCGGCGGCTGGCTGGTAATGGCCGCCTCCGCGTTGGTGCGAAAGCCAGTGTAA
- a CDS encoding LacI family DNA-binding transcriptional regulator, with protein MAPQTARKTRPIRLADIARAAGVSHGTASNVFSHPEIVREEVRERVRAAAEAMGYAGPDPKGRLLRAGKVNAIGVATAEPLSYFFDDPFARAMMAGISEGCDATGAGIALVSAVNEEKLAWNIQSALVDGFILFCIEGGSRLVSLTRERKLPFVALELGFEDEDISAIGVDNVAGARLAARHLAELGHRRFAVLALPFVDNSTGPVSPEQIQAARYTATRDRLIGYFDALSPFGVDTSRVPIYETGNDELTTRAGLEWAFAGGESPTAILAMSDRIAMFAIEWLRDRGLAVPGDVSVVGFDGVPDAAFCIPPLTTIAQPIAEIGRRAARAILDFDGAVRRETLGVELVVRASTGPAKA; from the coding sequence ATGGCGCCACAGACCGCGAGAAAGACAAGGCCGATCCGGCTGGCCGACATCGCCAGGGCGGCTGGTGTGTCACACGGGACCGCCTCCAACGTGTTCAGCCATCCCGAGATCGTGCGGGAGGAGGTTCGCGAGCGGGTCCGGGCGGCAGCCGAGGCCATGGGTTATGCCGGACCTGACCCCAAGGGACGGCTGCTGCGCGCCGGCAAGGTCAATGCCATCGGCGTGGCGACGGCTGAACCCCTGTCCTATTTCTTCGACGACCCGTTTGCCCGCGCGATGATGGCCGGCATCTCCGAAGGATGCGATGCCACCGGCGCCGGCATAGCGCTGGTGTCGGCCGTCAATGAGGAAAAACTCGCCTGGAATATTCAGAGCGCACTGGTCGACGGGTTCATCCTGTTTTGCATCGAAGGCGGCTCGCGCCTCGTCAGCCTGACACGAGAGCGCAAACTGCCCTTCGTGGCGCTTGAACTCGGCTTCGAGGACGAAGACATCTCGGCGATCGGCGTCGACAATGTCGCCGGCGCGCGCCTCGCGGCACGCCATCTGGCCGAACTCGGGCATCGCCGCTTCGCGGTGCTGGCCCTGCCCTTCGTCGACAACAGCACCGGCCCTGTCTCTCCAGAACAGATTCAGGCCGCCCGCTACACGGCGACACGCGACCGCCTCATCGGCTATTTCGACGCGCTTTCGCCGTTTGGCGTCGATACGTCCAGGGTGCCGATCTACGAAACCGGCAATGACGAACTGACGACAAGGGCAGGACTCGAGTGGGCCTTCGCCGGAGGCGAATCGCCCACCGCCATCCTCGCCATGTCGGACAGGATCGCCATGTTCGCGATCGAATGGCTGCGCGATCGCGGTCTCGCCGTCCCCGGCGATGTCTCCGTTGTCGGCTTCGACGGCGTGCCGGACGCGGCGTTCTGCATCCCCCCGCTCACGACCATCGCCCAACCGATTGCCGAGATCGGCCGCAGGGCAGCGCGGGCGATCCTCGATTTCGACGGGGCGGTACGGCGCGAGACACTGGGCGTGGAGCTTGTCGTCAGGGCCTCCACCGGTCCCGCGAAGGCCTGA